Proteins encoded in a region of the Desulfovibrio sp. X2 genome:
- a CDS encoding PleD family two-component system response regulator, whose translation MPRFLVVDDSSSARRFLQGILTPLGECDMAASGMEAVLSVARAMEDGWRYDAIFMDIMMPEVDGLTACRKIREMEAAAGLDFCDISRIVVISCLSDSGHVLDAQFESGADVYLTKPVEVGAVQEVLRNLGLSGEQLIGMDGEEF comes from the coding sequence ATGCCTCGTTTTCTGGTGGTCGACGACAGCAGTTCCGCCCGCAGATTCCTGCAGGGCATTCTGACTCCCCTGGGCGAGTGCGACATGGCGGCCAGCGGGATGGAAGCCGTGCTCAGCGTCGCCCGGGCCATGGAGGACGGCTGGCGCTACGATGCGATCTTCATGGACATCATGATGCCCGAGGTGGACGGCCTGACCGCCTGCCGCAAGATCAGGGAGATGGAAGCGGCGGCCGGTCTGGATTTCTGCGACATCTCCCGCATCGTGGTCATCTCCTGCCTCTCGGACAGCGGGCACGTGCTCGACGCACAGTTCGAGTCCGGCGCGGACGTCTACCTGACGAAGCCCGTCGAGGTCGGGGCCGTACAGGAGGTGTTGCGCAATCTCGGACTGAGCGGCGAGCAGTTGATCGGGATGGACGGGGAGGAGTTTTAG
- a CDS encoding HD-GYP domain-containing protein has translation MAEFDLPEYRVSVDQLEPGVFIRLENVRWFEHPFLFNSFKIKNQEQISILRQIGVSEVICVPERSDRLPGRHKPESAAPAPAPEKDREAMTALWEEKKARAERLQKKRERIARCEERYASSIKQVTEMLQGIVAGRTGAIAEAARFVAEMTEFFLSDAESTLHLINVMGQVERIYYHSLNVAVLSLMLGQKAGLDADSMNALGMAALFHDVGKARIEKKLLRKRGQLSTAERAVVERHPLMGADILSKSPDFPKNALEGVTQHHERFDGSGYPRRLTGAEIGVQGRILAICDVYDNHCNHPDPLASYTPYQALSYMFTQQKGLFDPEMLALFIRCLGVYPPGTVVQLTNGSLGMVVSVNPDNQLNPSVLVYDPDIPRKSALIIDLGEESELAIEKSIRINHLPSEILDYLSLRSRITYTVELADG, from the coding sequence ATGGCTGAATTCGATCTCCCCGAATACCGCGTCTCCGTGGACCAGCTCGAGCCCGGTGTCTTCATCCGCCTCGAAAACGTCCGCTGGTTCGAACATCCTTTCCTCTTCAACAGCTTCAAGATCAAGAACCAGGAGCAGATCTCGATCCTGCGCCAGATAGGCGTCAGCGAGGTCATCTGCGTTCCGGAGAGGAGCGACCGCCTGCCCGGGCGCCACAAGCCCGAATCCGCCGCCCCGGCGCCCGCGCCCGAGAAGGACCGCGAGGCCATGACCGCCCTGTGGGAGGAGAAAAAGGCCCGGGCGGAGCGACTGCAGAAAAAGCGTGAACGCATCGCCCGCTGCGAGGAGCGCTATGCGAGCTCCATCAAGCAGGTCACGGAAATGCTGCAGGGAATCGTGGCGGGCCGCACCGGGGCCATCGCCGAGGCCGCGCGCTTCGTGGCCGAGATGACCGAGTTCTTTCTCTCGGACGCGGAATCCACCCTGCACCTGATCAACGTCATGGGACAGGTCGAGCGCATCTACTACCATTCCCTGAACGTGGCAGTGCTCTCGCTGATGCTCGGACAGAAGGCCGGGTTGGACGCGGATTCCATGAACGCGCTCGGCATGGCGGCCCTGTTCCACGACGTGGGCAAGGCGCGCATCGAGAAGAAGCTCCTGCGCAAGCGGGGCCAGCTCAGCACCGCCGAACGGGCGGTGGTCGAGCGCCACCCGCTGATGGGCGCGGATATCCTCTCCAAATCTCCGGACTTTCCCAAGAACGCCCTGGAAGGCGTGACCCAGCACCACGAACGGTTCGACGGCTCCGGCTACCCGAGGAGGCTCACCGGGGCCGAAATAGGCGTGCAGGGCCGCATCCTTGCGATCTGCGACGTCTACGACAACCACTGCAACCACCCGGACCCGCTGGCCTCCTATACGCCCTACCAGGCCCTGTCCTACATGTTCACCCAGCAGAAGGGGCTCTTCGATCCCGAGATGCTGGCCCTGTTCATCCGCTGCCTCGGGGTCTACCCCCCCGGCACCGTGGTGCAGCTGACCAATGGATCGCTCGGCATGGTCGTCTCGGTCAACCCGGACAACCAGCTCAACCCGAGCGTGCTCGTCTACGATCCGGACATCCCGAGGAAATCGGCCCTGATCATCGACCTCGGAGAGGAATCGGAGCTGGCCATAGAGAAGAGCATCCGCATCAACCACCTGCCCTCGGAAATACTCGACTACCTGAGCCTCAGAAGCCGCATCACCTACACGGTGGAACTCGCCGACGGCTGA
- a CDS encoding response regulator — MPQAIPHTYRILAVDDEEAILGLYRDILCLETEGARLLEALGGGEGGGGQDQAAHVFDLSLCTGAEEAVDTVRRALDESDPFSVALIDVRLRGTQDGIEAAARIRALDPGIEIVMVTGFADVSLAELNRRVAPPEKLLYLQKPFKPQELRQLALSLCTKWHAERQYQDLNTILWETVEERTAELGRANEQLKQELAERVQVLERLKRSEERYRLLFDEDITGNFVTGADGRVVACNEAFAIIFGYKTPDEALGFAVQDVQFDVLDGVSLFDALAQGRTLRNIETAYRREDGERIWLIASFNGVEDEDGVIVEIRGYFYDITERKKLEEQLRLAQKMEALGTLAGGIAHDFNNILGVILGYAEIVLEDAQQGTSLERRLHAIVTAGQRARDLVQQILNFSRQGGQEKKPLHVVPLVKEALKLLRSSLSANIEIRQRIETEDDLVAADPTQLHQILLNLCTNAAHAMREGGGLLEVTVADESVDADMARTMPGVRPGAYLRLSVRDSGHGIAPDLVDRIFDPFFTTKRPGEGTGMGLAVVHGIVRSHEGTVKVESEPGEGTVFHVLLPKTDRAAEAEAELPPVSPQAGGRVLFVDDEPALVEIGREMLESLGYEVEGHVDAPEALRSLTADPGRFDLLVTDQNMPRLTGLELAERATKLRPGLPVILCTGFSDAVSPESMRAAGVRDLLMKPLLKRRLAESLNKLAEG, encoded by the coding sequence ATGCCGCAAGCCATTCCCCACACCTACCGCATCCTGGCGGTCGACGACGAGGAAGCGATTCTCGGGCTCTATCGCGACATCCTCTGCCTGGAAACCGAGGGTGCCCGCCTGCTCGAAGCGCTGGGGGGCGGGGAAGGGGGGGGCGGCCAGGACCAGGCCGCCCATGTTTTCGACCTGAGCCTGTGCACCGGCGCCGAGGAGGCAGTGGACACGGTGCGCCGGGCGCTCGACGAGTCCGATCCCTTTTCCGTCGCGCTCATCGACGTGCGCCTGCGCGGCACCCAGGACGGCATCGAGGCCGCGGCCCGCATCCGGGCCCTGGACCCGGGAATCGAGATCGTCATGGTCACGGGCTTCGCGGACGTCTCCTTGGCCGAGCTCAACCGCCGTGTCGCCCCGCCGGAGAAGCTCCTCTACCTGCAGAAGCCCTTCAAGCCGCAGGAGCTGCGCCAGCTCGCCCTCTCGCTGTGCACCAAGTGGCATGCGGAGCGGCAGTACCAGGACCTGAACACCATTCTCTGGGAGACGGTCGAGGAGCGCACGGCCGAACTCGGCCGGGCCAACGAGCAGCTCAAGCAGGAGCTGGCCGAGCGCGTGCAGGTGCTGGAGCGCCTCAAGCGCAGCGAGGAGCGCTACCGCCTGCTCTTCGACGAAGACATCACCGGCAACTTCGTGACCGGTGCAGACGGCCGGGTGGTGGCCTGCAACGAGGCCTTCGCCATCATTTTCGGCTACAAGACGCCGGATGAGGCCCTGGGGTTCGCCGTGCAGGACGTGCAGTTCGACGTCCTTGACGGAGTTTCCCTGTTCGATGCCCTGGCCCAGGGACGGACCCTGCGCAACATCGAGACCGCCTATCGCAGGGAGGACGGCGAGCGCATCTGGCTCATCGCCAGCTTCAACGGCGTGGAGGACGAGGACGGCGTCATCGTCGAGATCCGCGGCTACTTCTACGACATCACCGAGCGCAAGAAGCTGGAAGAGCAGCTGCGTCTGGCCCAGAAGATGGAGGCGCTCGGCACCCTGGCCGGGGGCATCGCCCACGACTTCAACAACATCCTGGGCGTGATTCTCGGCTACGCCGAGATCGTGCTCGAGGATGCGCAGCAGGGAACCTCCCTCGAACGGAGGCTTCACGCCATCGTCACCGCCGGGCAGCGCGCCCGTGATCTCGTGCAGCAGATCCTGAACTTCAGCCGCCAGGGCGGGCAGGAGAAGAAGCCGCTGCACGTGGTTCCGCTGGTCAAGGAGGCGCTGAAGCTCCTGCGCTCGAGCCTGTCCGCGAACATCGAGATCCGGCAGCGCATCGAGACCGAGGACGATCTCGTGGCCGCGGACCCGACCCAGCTGCACCAGATCCTTCTGAACCTGTGCACCAACGCGGCCCACGCCATGCGCGAGGGCGGCGGGCTCCTGGAAGTGACCGTGGCCGACGAGAGCGTGGACGCGGACATGGCCCGCACCATGCCGGGCGTGCGGCCCGGGGCCTATCTGCGCCTGTCCGTGCGCGACTCGGGCCACGGCATCGCCCCCGACCTCGTGGACAGGATCTTCGACCCCTTCTTCACCACCAAGCGTCCGGGCGAGGGCACCGGCATGGGGCTGGCCGTGGTGCACGGCATCGTGCGCAGCCACGAGGGCACGGTGAAGGTCGAGAGCGAGCCCGGCGAGGGCACGGTCTTCCACGTCCTGCTCCCCAAGACCGACCGCGCGGCCGAGGCCGAGGCGGAACTGCCGCCCGTCTCGCCCCAGGCAGGGGGCAGGGTGCTCTTCGTGGACGACGAGCCCGCACTCGTGGAGATCGGCAGGGAGATGCTGGAATCCCTCGGCTACGAGGTCGAGGGGCACGTCGACGCGCCCGAGGCGCTGAGGAGCCTCACTGCCGACCCCGGCCGCTTCGACCTGCTGGTCACGGACCAGAACATGCCGCGCCTGACCGGGCTCGAACTGGCCGAGCGGGCCACGAAGCTCAGGCCCGGTCTGCCCGTCATCCTCTGCACGGGATTCAGCGACGCCGTCTCGCCCGAGTCCATGCGCGCGGCGGGTGTGCGCGATCTCCTGATGAAACCCCTGCTCAAGCGCAGGCTCGCCGAGAGCCTGAACAAGCTCGCCGAGGGTTGA